The nucleotide sequence TCGTCCAACAAGCCCTTCACACGGCTGGTGTGGCGGGCATTAACAATGTGGGCCAGGTGCGGGCTGGCTTGTTGCTCGGCCAAGCTGGTGCCATAGGCTTTTTGGAGTTGCGCGCGGCAGTGTTCCACCCAGGCGTCTTTGACCGATGCATGCACATACACATAGTCCGGCGCAATGCAGGTCTGGCCGGAATTGGCAAATTTGGCCCACATGACGTTGGTAGCAGCTAGCTGCAGGTCAGCCGTCTCGTCAATGATGGTGGGGCTCTTGCCGCCCAGCTCCAGCGTGACGCTGCTCAGGTGCTTGGCAGCTGCGCCCATGACGTACTTGCCAATCATCGGGCTGCCGGTGAAGAAGATGTGGTCAAACGGCAGTGCCAGCAGGGCCTGCGACACATCGGCCTCGCCTTCAAAAATGGCCACCTCGTCTTCGGTGAACACCTCGCGCACGACCTTGCAGATCAAGGCGGAAAGATGGGGCGTCAACTCCGACGGCTTGACGATGGCGGTATTGCCCGCAGCGATGGCTGACACCAAAGGCCCCAAGGTGAGGTTGACCGGGTAGTTGAACGGCCCAATGATCAGGCAGCGCCCGCGCGGCGTGTATTGCACATAGCTGCGCATGCCCATGGTGAGCATGGTGGGCCACACGCGCTTGGGCTTCATCCATTTTTTGAGGTTGCGGATGGCGTCATTCGCTTCCACGCACACGGGCAAAATTTCTGCCAAGTCCACCTCGCCCTGCGGCTTTTTGAAGTCCGCATAGGCGGCGTCATACCAAGCTTGGGTGTTGGCAATGACGGCATCGCGCAGCTTGCGGATCTTGGCAATGCGCTCTTGGGCGCTAGAGCCGCGCAAACGCAAGGCCGTAGCAGCCTGCCGTTCAAAAACCGCTTGCATGCGCGCGGGGTCAGCCGCCGCTGCGGGGGAAATGATGGCCATGGAGTCTCCTCGTTGTTGTGTGTGTTTGCCACTGTAGCGCGGCGCTACCTTGATCAGGCCGCGCGGTACAGCCGCAAAGTATGAGCACATTGCGCCAAACGCCAAGTCCTGCGGGCGACAAGCCCCCACCCGTGGGCCGAGGATGCTTGGCCTTTGCGCCCACAGTCTGGCAGCGCTTTGTTGCCTCGGCCAGAGAGAGTTTTGAGTAAAACAGGCGGTCTGCGCCGTAGATACTGCGCAAGCAGCTATATAAACCGTAGCAAACCTTAGGCGTGCACAGCCTTGCGGCGGCCG is from Rhodoferax aquaticus and encodes:
- a CDS encoding aldehyde dehydrogenase family protein yields the protein MAIISPAAAADPARMQAVFERQAATALRLRGSSAQERIAKIRKLRDAVIANTQAWYDAAYADFKKPQGEVDLAEILPVCVEANDAIRNLKKWMKPKRVWPTMLTMGMRSYVQYTPRGRCLIIGPFNYPVNLTLGPLVSAIAAGNTAIVKPSELTPHLSALICKVVREVFTEDEVAIFEGEADVSQALLALPFDHIFFTGSPMIGKYVMGAAAKHLSSVTLELGGKSPTIIDETADLQLAATNVMWAKFANSGQTCIAPDYVYVHASVKDAWVEHCRAQLQKAYGTSLAEQQASPHLAHIVNARHTSRVKGLLDDASAHGARALIGGGTNEADCFIQPTLLDQVGPKARILEEEIFGPVLPIISYQDINEVIGNINAGQKPLALYVYSRNNATIDKVLTHTVSGGACVNHALMQFLHGNLPFGGINNSGIGNAHGHYGFKAFSHERGVVRTQFSFVATLFAAGEVPGLVRKAMKSAFKFL